The following coding sequences lie in one Fusarium poae strain DAOMC 252244 chromosome 1, whole genome shotgun sequence genomic window:
- a CDS encoding hypothetical protein (SECRETED:SignalP(1-17)) → MHYSFVLVAALAGHVAAIPCPPKWMVDSRSSWISATTRLDKVRAAMPTLYPGGSPAPPNAAAAAAQATTTTAGTGNKSAATPSATIGSDEVSSSEAPGFSATSAPPSVASGDSTADSSTPSTGDVSVTRTTTTITITPTALDTASVSDSDSASVSDSASASDTGSASDTTSTPDTTAVSDAASVSDTTSASDTTSTSATTSTSDTTAASGVASVSDTTSTSDTASVSDVASVSGTTSASDTTSTSDPASVSDATLTSDTTSASDTASAFGVASVSDTESTSNTASISNTASGSNAASVFNTALGSKAALVSKAALSSKTALGFVKDSDFHATSMAATSADKDTEEDSDLDRRDKNTDNPEKQTDKDETLETRTQQAIVKLEEAYELQELFNIAILKWGEAQREQERLRKDLRKAEVEIERRVKAAVEFAKEVQEDTEALQDEDEEENTESEKKTKEKTNKVNKRDEDDGRGCGKKVKRRDKKNGCGCGKKNGKRQEQIDPGLEHEKQEDKLYAGIGKQLESGNQKSDQDDRPIYLITEKFKVYKCVKPNGCKLYDIRKIGDGKGKCQLGTTRYKDKLPEAKKYYKMDYKKEVNDRIKDIQDIMENARAEERTAIPIFEKKRPEREKKVKVEKEDKEDVKEQDVKEDVKEQDDKENPLLADGDEKKQYERISALYMQYRGMLVKAIQRDLDPVLYNSKYEEDKEMAAQYQEGNEREQRKRLGKLYTDYRYMLVPKWQEKLDPILWANNY, encoded by the coding sequence ATGCATTATAGTTTTGTTCTTGTGGCTGCCCTTGCTGGGCATGTCGCTGCCATCCCTTGCCCACCCAAGTGGATGGTTGACAGTCGCTCCTCATGGATCTCGGCTACTACCAGATTGGACAAGGTTCGCGCTGCTATGCCTACCTTGTATCCTGGAGGATCACCAGCTCCTCCTAAtgctgccgctgccgctGCCCAAGCCACTACTACTACCGCTGGCACTGGAAACAAGTCTGCTGCGACCCCGTCAGCCACTATTGGAAGTGACGAGGTATCGTCGTCCGAGGCACCAGGTTTTTCTGCGACTTCAGCACCTCCTTCCGTTGCTTCTGGAGATAGCACTGCTGATTCCAGTACTCCGTCGACTGGGGATGTGTCGGTGACGAGGACTACCACAACTATCACCATAACTCCCACAGCTCTTGATACTGCTTCAGTCTCTGATTCTGATTCTGCCTCAGTCTCTGACTCTGCCTCAGCTTCTGATACTGGTTCAGCTTCTGACACTACTTCAACCCCTGATACTACAGCGGTCTCTGACGCTGCCTCGGTCTCTGATACTACCTCAGCTTCTGATACTACTTCAACTTCCGCCACTACTTCAACCTCCGATACTACAGCGGCCTCTGGCGTTGCCTCGGTCTCTGACACTACTTCAACCTCTGACACTGCCTCAGTCTCTGATGTTGCCTCAGTCTCTGGCACCACTTCAGCTTCTGATACTACTTCAACGTCTGATCCTGCTTCAGTCTCTGATGCTACTTTAACATCTGATACTACTTCAGCCTCTGATACTGCATCGGCCTTTGGTGTTGCCTCAGTCTCTGATACTGAGTCAACCTCCAATACTGCTTCAATCTCTAATACTGCTTCGGGCTCTAATGCTGCTTCAGTCTTTAACACTGCTTTGGGCTCTAAGGCTGCTTTGGTCTCCAAGGCTGCCTTAAGCTCCAAGACTGCTTTGGGCTTTGTTAAAGATTCAGATTTCCATGCTACATCAATGGCAGCTACTTCTGCCGACAAAGATACGGAAGAGGATTCGGACCTGGACCGCCGGGACAAAAACACCGATAACCCCGAAAAACAGACCGATAAGGACGAAACTCTGGAAACAAGAACTCAACAAGCAATTGTTAAGCTCGAGGAGGCGTACGAACTACAGGAGCTGTTCAATATCGCTATACTCAAGTGGGGAGAAGCTCAAAGGGAACAAGAAAGGCTGAGAAAGGATTTACGAAAGGCCGAGGTGGAAATTGAACGCAGAGTAAAGGCTGCTGTTGAGTTTGCAAAGGAGGTCCAGGAAGACACCGAGGCGCTTCaagacgaggatgaagaagaaaataCAGAAAGCGAGAAGAAAACGAAGGAGAAAACGAACAAAGTTAACAAAcgcgatgaggatgatggccGAGGATGCGGAAAGAAGGTTAAAAGACGCGACAAGAAGAATGGTTGCGGATGCGGAAAGAAGAATGGGAAACGCCAGGAACAGATTGATCCAGGTCTCGAGCATGAGAAGCAGGAAGACAAGCTCTACGCTGGCATCGGAAAGCAACTGGAATCCGGTAACCAGAAGAGCGACCAGGATGACAGACCCATCTACTTGATCACCGAGAAATTCAAGGTTTACAAGTGTGTGAAACCCAACGGATGCAAACTATACGATATCCGCAAGATTGGTGATGGCAAAGGCAAATGTCAACTGGGCACGACGAGGTACAAGGACAAGCTGCCTGAAGCGAAGAAGTATTACAAGATGGACTACAAGAAAGAGGTCAATGACAGAATCAAGGATATCCAGGATATAATGGAGAATGCCAGAGCAGAGGAGCGAACAGCAATACCGATCTTTGAGAAAAAGAGGCCCGAAAGGGAGAAGAAGGTAAAGGTCGAGAAGGAAGACAAGGAAGATGTGAAGGAACAAGATGTGAAGGAAGATGTGAAGGAACAAGACGACAAGGAAAACCCTTTACTCGCTGATGGAGACGAAAAGAAACAGTACGAACGTATCTCGGCTCTCTACATGCAATACCGAGGCATGCTCGTCAAAGCTATTCAGAGAGATCTCGACCCTGTTCTCTATAACTCCAAGTATGAGGAAGACAAGGAGATGGCCGCCCAGTACCAAGAGGGTAACGAGAGGGAGCAGCGAAAGAGGCTGGGTAAACTCTACACAGACTACCGCTACATGCTTGTTCCCAAGTGGCAGGAGAAGCTTGATCCTATCCTCTGGGCAAATAATTACTAA
- a CDS encoding hypothetical protein (TransMembrane:9 (i104-122o142-161i192-211o277-296i317-337o357-374i403-419o439-458i470-492o)~BUSCO:19912at5125) — translation MSRRSPSIYSFSEEEKMGLLDNRSVSDADSDSGRDEQDHRPHYDKWAGPILAPVDYIRSTPWRVCLIRFAWFFVPSYLQGRHARDQIRPAKLAPTAYLDGMRGVAALVVLFCHFFYQAFIIAKGWGCDDAHYNILKLPILRLWYQGPPAVCLFFVISGYALSYRPLKLIRSHNTQDFSTTMSSLVFRRGVRLYLPTAISTLMIVSFIRLGVYEKTREFAMDTTYMRNVREPHPPRLATNYAQFADWAKDMFKFVHVFSWKTHGGSTNYDQHLWTIPVEFRCSLYLFLTLVATARLRTQYRLITVFSIMLFTYRNSRWELLMFLCGMVLAEIDLIRGAHVSSPALPMEEKTSPARPQWYQRIFWAVVSIVGLYLMSQPDQGGERTPGWVYLTSLIPKWWDAEKYRYWQCAGAVVFVLAVSRSANWQRVFNSAFVQYLGKISYALYLMHGPIIHAFGYHFEKWAYSVTGIEGPRFTAGFILSSFLVIPTVFWWADIFWRAVDIPTVKFAKWWENKLIAKAD, via the exons ATGAGTCGTCGTTCACCAAGCATATACTCCTTctctgaagaagagaagatgggcTTGCTAGACAACAGATCCGTCTCCGACGCTGACAGCGACAGCGGTAGAGATGAACAAGATCATCGACCTCACTATGACAAATGGGCCGGTCCCATTCTTGCTCCTGTCGACTACATTCGTTCAACTCCTTGGAGGGTTTGTCTCATTCGTTTCGCCTGGTTCTTCGTTCCTAGCTATCTTCAGGGACGACATGCCCGGGATCAAATTCGACCTGCCAAGCTCGCTCCTACTGCCTACCTCGACGGCATGAGAGGCGTCGCCGCCTTGGTTGTCTTGTTCTGTCATTTCTTCTACCAAGCCTTCATCATTGCCAAAGGCTGGGGCTGCGATGATGCCCACTACAACATTCTGAAGTTGCCAATCCTTCGGCTTTGGTATCAAGGACCTCCAGCTGTCTGtctcttcttcgtcatctCTGGATACGCCCTCTCCTATCGACCCCTCAAGCTTATCCGGAGTCACAACACCCAAGACTTTTCGACAACCATGAGTTCCCTAGTGTTTCGTCGAGGTGTTCGTCTCTATCTACCAACTGCCATCTCAACCTTGATGATagtttccttcattcgcctAGGTGTTTACGAAAAAACTCGAGAATTTGCCATGGACACCACTTACATGAGAAATGTCAGAGAGCCTCACCCACCGCGACTTGCAACCAACTATGCTCAATTCGCAGACTGGGCCAAGGACATGTTCAAGTTCGTCCATGTCTTCAGCTGGAAGACACACGGTGGAAGTACCA ATTACGACCAGCACCTATGGACTATCCCCGTCGAGTTCCGATGCTCTTTGTACCTATTCCTAACTTTGGTGGCCACTGCTCGCCTCCGCACCCAGTACCGATTGATCACTGTCTTCAGTATCATGCTATTCACCTACCGAAACTCGCGTTGGGAGCTCCTTATGTTCCTGTGTGGCATGGTGCTCGCTGAGATTGATCTTATTCGAGGCGCTCACGTCTCATCTCCTGCCCTGCCAATGGAAGAGAAGACCTCGCCTGCTCGTCCTCAATGGTATCAGCGGATCTTCTGGGCAGTTGTCAGCATTGTGGGCCTTTACCTTATGAGCCAACCCGACCAGGGCGGCGAGAGAACACCGGGGTGGGTTTACCTCACGTCATTGATTCCTAAGTGGTGGGACGCCGAGAAGTATCGATACTGGCAATGCGCGGGTGCTGTCGTGTTCGTCCTCGCAGTGAGCCGTTCGGCTAACTGGCAACGCGTATTCAACTCAGCTTTCGTGCAATACTTGGGGAAAATCTCCTACGCCCTCTACCTTATGCATGGACCTATCATTCACGCATTCGGATATCATTTCGAGAAATGGGCTTACAGCGTGACGGGCATCGAAGGACCCCGATTCACTGCAGGCTTTATCTTGAGTTCATTCTTGGTGATCCCGACTGTCTTCTGGTGGGCTGATATCTTTTGGCGGGCTGTCGACATTCCCACGGTCAAGTTCGCCAAGTGGTGGGAGAACAAGCTCATAGCCAAGGCGGATTAA
- a CDS encoding hypothetical protein (SECRETED:SignalP(1-24)), with protein sequence MTAAGSFIRWGLILPLIVVAFAVAYRLQQPLIASEAETPVTYCYKSVRTHDSEQTEAQCFTVVNGVFTAVGPSDADHTTVDGHVIPGLWDGHGHLLQYGEFLLSVDLFGAQSLEEVRTRIKSYISENPGAGSKDNWVRGVGWDQTFFGRMPTADDITQDPELRNVYIMLDRIDVHCTWVSQPVLNLLPADLPEVIPGGEIIREPGLGVFCDNAMDLVTSIWPQPGRDFKARTIRTAMKKLNEVGLVGMHDAGSTPETLTMYNELSSSDDWTLRVYAMLECPQRNSYCRDEAVKFARDDDRFAVQSVKLFAEDGALGSWGSALLDPYSDHPWTSGSLLINASALADVTQRWAADGYQVNIHAIGDLANRNAVDALEAALVRQCLNEATAQGASPSTPGQSSHDSQDQIEARAACQSRHRFRIEHAQIIHPDDQKRILSLGIIPSIQPTHATSDMKYAQSRLGKDRISSSAYRMRSLLPARPVLGSDFPVEPPNPFQGIYAAVARRSPHTGRGTDGSPDGWHTDEALSLDEAMWGFTGAPAYGAFLDGRAGVIREGALADWVVLDKPIESYDIEELRTLRVKETWVAGKRVYSRSDDD encoded by the exons ATGACTGCTGCAGGCTCCTTCATCAGATGGGGTCTCATCCTCCCCCTCATAGTCGTCGCCTTTGCAGTCGCATACCGCCTTCAACAGCCACTCATAGCTTCAGAAGCAGAAACCCCGGTTACATACTGCTACAAATCTGTTCGAACACATGATTCGGAGCAGACTGAGGCTCAGTGCTTCACTGTTGTCAATGGAGTCTTTACTGCTGTCGGCCCAAGCGATGCTGATCATACAACAGTGGATGGCCATGTAATTCCAGGACTTTGGGATGGACATGGCCACCTGCTTCAGTATGGGGAGTTCCTTCTTTCTGTTGATTTATTTGGGGCTCAGTCTCTGGAGGAAGTGCGGACTAGGATCAAGAGCTATATCTCCGAAAACCCGGGAGCTGGTTCCAAGGATAATTGGGTTCGCGGTGTTGGATGGGACCAGACATTCTTTGGTCGGATGCCAACTGCT GACGATATTACCCAAGACCCAGAGCTAAGAAACGTCTACATCATGCTCGACCGCATCGATGTCCACTGCACCTGGGTCTCGCAGCCTGTTCTGAACCTTCTCCCAGCAGACCTCCCAGAGGTAATCCCAGGGGGTGAAATAATCCGAGAACCTGGACTTGGCGTCTTTTGTGACAATGCCATGGACTTAGTGACGTCAATTTGGCCCCAGCCAGGTCGGGACTTCAAAGCTCGCACAATTAGAACTGCTATGAAGAAGCTCAATGAGGTTGGCCTTGTGGGCATGCATGATGCTGGATCGACGCCTGAAACTCTGACAATGTACAACGAACTGTCGTCCAGTGATGACTGGACTCTTCGTGTGTACGCCATGTTGGAATGCCCCCAGCGTAACTCATACTGCCGAGACGAGGCTGTCAAGTTTGCTCGAGATGATGACCGTTTTGCGGTTCAAAGCGTCAAATTGTTTGCAG AAGACGGGGCGTTGGGTAGCTGGGGAAGTGCACTTCTTGACCCCTACTCGGACCATCCTTGGACGTCAGGTTCGCTTCTTATCAATGCCTCTGCCCTCGCCGACGTGACTCAGCGCTGGGCTGCGGATGGCTATCAGGTCAACATCCATGCCATCGGCGACCTTGCAAACCGCAATGCCGTTGACGCTCTCGAGGCAGCTCTTGTTCGGCAGTGTCTCAATGAGGCCACTGCCCAAGGCGCTTCTCCCTCGACACCTGGCCAATCGTCACATGACTCCCAAGATCAGATTGAAGCTCGTGCCGCTTGCCAGTCCCGGCATCGCTTCCGTATTGAGCATGCACAGATTATCCACCCGGATGACCAAAAACGTATTCTCTCCCTTGGAATCATCCCCTCTATCCAACCCACGCATGCAACATCGGATATGAAGTACGCGCAATCTCGTCTGGGCAAAGACCGCATCTCATCCTCCGCCTACCGGATGcgttctcttcttcctgcCCGCCCTGTCCTGGGCAGTGATTTCCCTGTCGAACCCCCAAATCCATTCCAAGGCATTTATGCCGCCGTAGCACGTCGTAGTCCCCATACCGGTCGTGGAACCGACGGCAGTCCTGATGGCTGGCACACAGACGAAGCTTTGAGCTTGGATGAAGCCATGTGGGGGTTCACTGGAGCTCCTGCTTATGGCGCCTTTCTTGATGGCCGTGCTGGCGTGATTCGTGAGGGCGCTTTGGCTGACTGGGTTGTTCTTGACAAACCTATAGAATCTTATGATATTGAAGAGCTGCGGACACTGAGAGTGAAAGAGACCTGGGTAGCCGGAAAGAGAGTGTACAGCCGATCTGATGATGACTGA